The Maylandia zebra isolate NMK-2024a linkage group LG7, Mzebra_GT3a, whole genome shotgun sequence genome contains a region encoding:
- the pomk gene encoding protein O-mannose kinase: MQGTVGQRSRTTVAYIVPVVGICAAAFLLTNIFIYLYLDSVYQPGLQQVSPLVGCVPQHFKMPTMKDCTAWLQCLQINAEVHELKLIDQGAVKKVYLAEWRGQKVALSRLSSLNYLEDFLHGLSMLQALQSPQVVQLVGFCLEEHIILTEHHPFGSLLNLDDVLEKKHYQQHNNWEMRLRLAIDYVTILHYLHNSPVGRRVMCDSNSLEKTLSQFLLTNDFHLVVNDLDALPEVDMSRNLSVKCGHRELTGDFVAPEQLWPFRNNRKPFSDNLMPEYDEKTDIWKIPDVTWFLMGKVPGGDLVHFHLFQIHEKCKKKDPTDRPSAFDVLKVYKSVYSSMVRDSAGFRDML; the protein is encoded by the exons ATGCAGGGCACAGTGGGTCAGCGCAGCAGGACTACTGTGGCCTACATTGTTCCAGTAGTTGGAATATGTGCTGCTGCTTTCCTTCTTACCAATATCTTCATTTACCTCTATCTGGACTCTGTGTATCAGCCTGGTTTGCAGCAAGTTTCACCTCTGGTGGGCTGTGTGCCTCAACACTTTAAAATGCCAACCATGAAAGACTGCACCGCCTGGCTCCAGTGTTTACAAATAAATGCTGAAGTACACGAGCTGAAGCTGATTGACCAGGGAGCAGTGAAGAAG GTTTATTTGGCAGAGTGGAGAGGCCAGAAGGTAGCTCTGTCAAGGCTATCATCTCTCAATTACTTGGAGGATTTTCTCCATGGATTGTCAATGTTACAGGCCCTGCAGAGCCCCCAGGTGGTTCAATTGGTGGGGTTTTGCCTTGAAGAGCACATCATTTTGACAGAACACCACCCGTTTGGCTCATTGCTTAATCTGGATGATGTTCTTGAAAAAAAGCATTACCAGCAACACAACAATTGGGAGATGCGGCTGAGGCTAGCTATAGATTACGTCACCATCCTCCATTACCTTCATAACAGCCCAGTTGGGCGACGAGTTATGTGCGATTCAAACAGCCTTGAGAAAACTCTGTCCCAATTTCTACTGACAAATGACTTTCATCTAGTAGTGAATGACCTTGATGCACTTCCTGAAGTGGATATGTCCAGAAACTTGTCAGTGAAATGTGGCCATCGGGAGCTCACTGGAGATTTTGTTGCCCCAGAGCAGCTATGGCCATTCAGAAACAATAGAAAGCCATTTTCAGACAATCTCATGCCAGAGTATGATGAGAAGACCGATATTTGGAAGATCCCAGATGTGACGTGGTTCCTTATGGGAAAGGTACCTGGTGGGGATTTAGTCCATTTCCATCTTTTTCAGATCCATGAGAAGTGCAAGAAGAAGGATCCCACCGACCGCCCTTCAGCTTTTGATGTTTTGAAGGTTTACAAATCAGTCTACAGCAGCATGGTACGAGACAGTGCTGGGTTTAGAGATATGCTGTAG